The Rhea pennata isolate bPtePen1 chromosome 5, bPtePen1.pri, whole genome shotgun sequence nucleotide sequence ATATAATTAGCGCAAGTGAGAACGGTTACATCAGCGGAAGGACAAGGAATGAAGCATCCTTCAGACCACACTTTCCACACCCCGCTGCAAGAAACGAAGCTGCTCGTCGGGGAAGTGAAAGAGGGGCTTGAGCAGAAGCTTTCGCGCCGGCTCTCCTAGGGAGCGAAGCCTCCCACCCGAGGGAGCAGCCTCAGCCTTCTCTTGAGCCTGGACGACTCCAGCGCTCGCGGCCGACGAGCAAACGCGGGCGGAGCGAGGTGCCGCGCCGGGCGAGGAGGCCGCTTcgccggcgcgggccgggccgggccgggccgggccgggcgcagcgcacgcggcagcgccggggcggcgccgcgagctgcgaggcgccgcggggctgcgggaggcTCGGCAGTGCTCCCGGGCGccgcctgcccgcgccgcctccgcgctgCCCTTCCGAGCCTCCCTGCAAATCATATTTATAGATTTCCCCGCGAGGCGAGCAATCGCTGTCACTTCGGCGCGGGAGCTCTCCCCGCCAATTATTCTGCAGGCTAATCTCTCGGCATggccttctttccttccttcattacctcattccctccttcccttgACGTCAACTCACGTTCATTAGCGAAGTGGCTTCTGGAAGTGACAGAATTTTGTTGTCCCGCGTCCAGTGTTGATTAATCAGAGATGATATAACCAGCCTATAAGAAGAGCCGCTCGCAGCTTCCTTCGCAGAGGCATATTGTTTTGTGTGCGCGAGTTACTTAGCAACTCGGAGATACGGGACTGGCTCCAAGTTCACAAAAAGTTGAAGAATAAATTTTGGGTAACTTCTTTGCTCACTAAACACGTTGTAAAACTGCAAGAGGCACGCCCATCCCCCATGCCAGACCGAGGAAAACGGGAAGCCGCGTTTGCAAAGGACACTTCTGTTTGCAAAGACGGTTCGCGCTTAGAACAAAATTCCAGATACACCTTTCTCCCAGCAAGGAAATCTAACACCTTTATTGCCCCGTTCTCAGAAAACAGTCTCTCCACAGGCCGGCCCCCTTGGCTACCGGGAGCCATCGGGAGGCTCTCGGTCCGCAAGATGAAGTTTCTTAGCTGAGCTAATTCTTACTTGCCCGCCCGCTCCCCGAGCCGCGCTTCGcccgtcgccgccgccgcccagcgcGGGCGGCGCTCACACGCCTCCCCCCGCCGGGGAcgagcggagcggggccgccggcagcgggccgcggggcaggcGCGGGCTTTCCCTGGCCTCGCAGCGCCGCGCCGACGGCTGCGCGCTGCGGCCGGAGCCGAAGCGAGGGGGGCCGTGAGCCCCCGCGACGGCTGCCGTCCCCGCATCGGCTCCCGCTTGGGAGTAGCGGCTGCCCTgcagccggcggcgccggctccTGGCGCACGGATGGGCGGCGAGGGCGCGTCCGGGCCAAGCGCAAACGCTGCGCAGCAGCGGGCTCCGGGACGGCTCCGGGacggctccggccccggctccggccgcgccgcccgggagcgagccgccgccgccgccgagcggcGCCCGAGGTGGGCGGCAGAGCCCGGGCCCCGGGCGACGCCGCCACCAGCGGACTCCAGCCCGCGGAGGGAAAGCCCTGAGACACGGCGGGTCCCGGCGTGGTAGGGGGCAGCGTTTATGGGGTttggtttggggggggggttagtatgtgtgatttgtttttcctttttttttaagggggaaaaTAGATGTTtgcctgcaggaaagaaaaagcagtttgaGCGACACGCGGGGCAGAGGACACGTCCGAGCAACAACCAGCGCGCATCTCGTGTAAAGAAGAGGGGGCAAAGCTCCCTGCCGGAGGTACCTGTTGTAGGGGGTCCGGAGGAGCAGGGCCTGACTGCCCGTGCAGCTGTCTGTGGGCGTGTGACAGCCGTACACCGGGGGGGGCACCGAGTACTGCTGGTCACctgcagagaaagcaggagagagtCAACGCCCGGCCTCTTCCGCCAGGCCAGCGCTGCGGGGGCCGCAGGGCCGCACCGCTGGCCTTCGGGCCGCGccagctccgcgccgccgcccgcgcagcccccggcgcggcgcagcgcggcgcagcgcggcgcgggccccgCGGAGGCAGGGCTGCGCGAGGCGCCCTGGGGCCtcccgggcgcggcggccgaAATTACCTAGCGAGGTCTGCTGGGTGATGGGGTCCTCGTGCTTGAAAGAGTGGTTTGTAAACTGCGCAGCGTGGTGAGACGGCGTGTGGCCATAGCTCGGAGTCCCATCAAACGCCACGGTGCTGTAACCTGCCGGGAAGACAACAGCCGAATTAGGAGGCGGCCGCCTGGCCCCGGCCCTGCTCGGCGAGCAACGGGAGCTCCCGCTCCCCGCCACCCGCAGGCACCGCAGAGCACCCACACAGCACCCACACAGCGCCGCGGGCTGCCCAAATACTCGGCATTTACTGCTCTGGCTCCAGCCTATCTTCCCGACCCCGGTGGGGAAGAAGCCTACCACGATTTGGCACCTTCGTtcgcttcccccccccccccccagcacgcAGGCACCCGCTGCAGGACCGCCGGCACCGGGCGGTGCggggggagccccgcggcccgggctGCCGCGCTgcggggccaggccgggccaGGTGCCGCGTCGAGGGGCGCAGAGCGGCCCCGCGGGAGAGGCCAGCCAGGCAGCCCGCTCTGAAGGGCCGAAAGTCGGAAGTTTCGTTCATGGTTAAAGAGAACAGATCGGCTTCGGTAATAAAAAGGATGTTTTCATTAATTGTTGCTCATATTAAAGAGGAAGATTCCCATCTGCTCTGTGTACTCCTCTGCCGTTTCCAATTTAGAAGTTACCCTTTAATctctcgctctttttttttttttttttttttttttttttttttttagggcagCTTTCTGAGGAGTCTGCAATAAAGAGGCGGAATgttacatgcaaaaataaaactcctcctttcagcaaaaattgctctccaaaataataaacagcTTATTTTGTTTCCTACACCGAGCAGATTCAGATGGAAAGAGACCACCTCTGCTGACCTCGGGCCGACACTAAATCGTAAATCAGGTGCTTGGACACCAACTTTCATTAatgacttggagctggctaaACAACTTCAGCTAAAAAAGTAATTACAAAGTAATATTATCTCAGAGACTTCTCGGCTCATCAGCATTTACCCCGAGAAACAAGCTCCTCCGAGAGTCACtcttccaaaaaacaaaacaaaacaaaaactccacGTAGGCTGGGAAAATAAACCAACTCAAGCACGAGAACTCTCTCAAACGCAGTTCTCTCTTCACCTACTTCTTCTAGCAAGGGCATCCTCTTGCAGCTGGCATGTGACTGGGGGTTAAagctgattattttaattttgaatgtgGTGGGGGGGATTGGTACGGAGCCCTCGGCGCTGCCTCTCGTCTCCTTCGAGACGCGTCGCGTTGGGGCTCCCCAGTGTCCGGCGCTGTACAGTAGACCTGCTGTATCCCCGCGATCAGCAGCACCGGAATTTTTCAGAGACAATAAAACGGAGAGGCAGCAAAGGGTTGCTTCTCCATTTTATTGTCTCTGTAGACAGCCTGGATCCAGCGACGTTACAGAATTTAATTAACCTGCAGAGTTGTGCGGGAGAAATAAAGGGAGCCATAGGCAcgggggaaagaaaaaaaaaaaaagaagaaagaaagaaagaaagaaaaggtccTAAAGACTTTGAAACCTTCACCTTGGCGATGATTTTAAGCCAGCCCTTGGACTCCAGAGCTGGGACTTTCTTTTCCTCGGCCAGATCCATCCCACATTCCCCCTCGCAGGGCTCCCTCCGCGGCGATGCAAGCAGCGCTGACAGGCCAGTACCTTACGGACTCGCATCCCACAGCTGTTTCTCGCTGCATTATCTCCTCCCTTAGCCCTCAGGGTAGAGGCTCAACCTTCaactcccttttccccttttccctctgcctcttttttaactttctgaaaacactgaCACTTTCTACGTTACTTTTGGCCCGGAGCAGACTTTTGGTGACCTTCAAAACTGTGCTCGGAGCAGAACGATGTTTTGGCCGCATTTTCCGGTGTTGCCTGACCCAAAGCTTCAGGAATGTGATAAGAAAGTTGAGTTCTGAACCGAGCTGCCGATAGCGAGGTCTCTTTAATTAGGGCGTTATCAGAACCAGGCCTGATTAAAAtgtgctgaaaataattaaaagttgTACATCTGCTGGAGAACGGGGCCTGCTGGATGAATCCAGTTGTTGGAGGAGCCCATCTGGATGAAAGAGACAGGCGAACGGGAAGAGGAAAATTGGGCAGAGGTTTCAAAGCTTATTTCCCCCCACACCCCATCCTAGACTTGGCAGAAATGTCATCGCAGAGCCAAGGTAGTGTCTTTCCCACGGTCGGGGGAACTGGCTAAAAAAAAACACGAGTTCAACCTTGAGGAGAGCCAAAGCAAGAACATTTTATCcatccacagaaaaaaaaaagaaaaaaaaagagaaaaaaagaaagaaagaaaggaaggaaggaagaaaagaaagcaaacaccCTTTGCCGAATTCCTCTTTGCCGAAGGAGTTAGCCGCGTGCCTCTGAAAACAGTTGTGGCTAAGCCCAGCGCTGCCTTGCGGGGACTCAGCCCGAGCTGCGGGACACCCCCCGCCTCGCCGGGCGCGCAGGTCGCCGCGGAGCAGCCGTGGGGAGCCGGTGTCGCCGGGCTCCCCGCGCAACGCGCCTGCCCTCCGGCTCCCGGACCGGGCAGGGGGGCTGCAGGCATTTAATGCATGACATACGTAACGGCGCCGGGCCCCAGCTCTCTTGACACACACCTGCACGGCTGTAACTGAGCACTGCTCGCAGAGCCCAGGAGACCGGCTATCTGCTGAATTTGGGATCTCCCAGACATCTGCTCTCTTGGGGAAGATACCGGTCTCCTCACGAGCTGCGGGGTCCGTCCGCACTCAGTCGTGCTCGGGCCGAGGCAGCTGCCAATTCGGGCTCTGTGTTTTTGTGCATTAAAGGCTCCGTTTCTCTTTAGGGTGGTTTAAATCAGACGAGATCGGAGAGAGCAGGATCGCAGCTACCTTATCCATCAATGACCCGGGCACAGCTCGCCACGCTCACGCACCCAGGGGCGAGTTTAAACCTCTCACCCTTCCCCCCGCCTTCTCGTCGCCATTTCTGGCCTGCGATTAAATATCCTCATGGAGAGCTTCTGAATTCCAGACGCCTAAAAACATCCCGCCGAATCCTTCCTCGCCCGCCGTGCTCTCTGCTGGGGTCATCGCAGCCTACTCCCGGCCACCCCCGGAGCTACGGGGCACACGGCacccccggctccccccgccaGCGCGGCGCAGCCGACATCGCCAGCCgagctccccgcgccgccgcgcaccTCCCGGCCGAGCTGGCGCagggccggcggcagcgcggcagCGGACCGGAGCGCTGGGGCTGCGCCCGgcaccgcccgccgccgccccgctcgccgcGGGGCTGAACCCGGCGCGCTGCTGTGTGCTCCCGCCTCCGCCATCGCCTCTCCTCCAAGCCAGTGTCCCCGCGGGCCTCGGGGCGCCCCTGGCCGGGGGCCCCAAGCCCGCACCGCCGAGCCTCGGCCGCCGCTCTCGCCCCCGACTTTGCCTCCCCTCGCCAGCCGCCAGCAAAGGGAAAACCCGAAACGCCCGGGTCCCGCCGGGCCGGTCACCCCAGTGCGCCTCTGCGTATGTGGGGCAAGGTGCTACCAACATACCTGCAGGCCTGAGGCTTCTTCCTGGGCCGCAGGCGGGCCAAACCAAGCCCCTTCAGGCAAGACAAGCCCCCCAACAACTTCTGGCGTCGCTTTTAACCCGCGCTGGCGAGGTCGCCCACGGCGCCGCCGCAGAGGCCGTGCAAGCGTGCCGAGCAggccgcggccgctgcgctCCGGCAGGGCCCGCGCCCGCTGCCCCTTGCGCTCTCGCGTCCCCTCggctggggcggcggcggggcgagaCCCTCGGCCGCACGGCCCGGCAGCTCGCCCTgggccggcgctgcggggccggcgcgccgcAACACGCGCTTGCGGGGGAAAGCGCGCTAGCAAGCTCTCCGCGcactctctgcctctgccttccGCCTCCCCGCTTTGCACCGGCAGATGTTTCAACTGCAGCCACGGGAGGAAAAACTCCTAGATGGTAAGCCCGATCTGCTGATCGATCGCCCCGGCCCTGCAGCCCACGGGAATTTCTCAGGACAGTGCGAACAGCGGAGTCCGCAGCGCTGCACCGTTCAGCCTGCTCCGGCCAGGGAGCTGCTTGGAAGAAACAAAGCTGCTCCTCGGCTGGCCTGCGCCGCTCCTACGGATATTCTCCGGCCTGGGGGGATTCGGCGCTCGCAAGGCTACCTCGACAAGCGAATCGAAAGCAGCAACATGTGAACAACAGTCTTCGGAGGTCGGGGCCGGTTCGGAGGTAattccctcctccccgcccGAGATTTTCAGAGAGAATTGCCTCAGGATACCGACCCCACTCCCGTTACGGGACTTGCGCCGTGCCCGGCCCAAACACAGCTTGGCGAGGAGCGAGGCTGCTCCAAGCGAGCGGGGATGCACCGGCAGCCGGCGGGAGAGCCacccgccgcagcccgccgcccGGAGCCGGAGCAACCTGCGGCTCCCGGATCTCTGCAGACCGCCGTGGAGCCCGCTCCGCGGGGAGGCACGGAGGGCTGGCTCGCCCAGCCGTGCCCGGCCGGCCCGGCTTGCTGCTTGCCCCGAGCGCGGCCCGGCAGagcagggcagcgcagggcgATGCctgcggggcgcccggcggcgcggcccttACCCTGGTTCCGGATGGCTTGCTGGCTCTCCAGGCAGTTGGGCAGGTAGGGCCCGTTGGGGAACATCCTAGCCTGGCTGGAGGGCGGCTGgctgggcggcggcgcgccgaAGGGCCCGTAGCGGCAAGCCCCGGCCGTGCCTGTGAACTGGCCCGAGAAGTGGACGGTGAAGGCGCTCAGGTACTGCTCCTCGTGCGGGTCCGACCCGTTCCAGCTCGGCTCCTGCTTGATGAAGGAGTGCGGCCCCAGCGAGCCGTACGAGGCTCCCGGGGGGAAGTCCAGGACGGGCGCCCACTGCGCCGCGCTGCTCACCGGCATGGTGCAGTTGCTGTTGCCCGGCAGGGAGGGCACGGAGGGCAGCAGCGCGTTGAGATCTCGGACATCGGACCCCATCTGCTCGCAGACCTTCTGCCTGCCGCCGGGCAGCCAGTCTGCCCCCGGGCCGCACTTATTCCAGGACACCTGGCCCCTGCCTGCCAAGCCGGAGGCCGGCTCCGGCTGCAGGCACCAGGCTGGCGAGCTCAGCCCCTTGGGGGA carries:
- the WT1 gene encoding Wilms tumor protein, whose amino-acid sequence is MGSDVRDLNALLPSVPSLPGNSNCTMPVSSAAQWAPVLDFPPGASYGSLGPHSFIKQEPSWNGSDPHEEQYLSAFTVHFSGQFTGTAGACRYGPFGAPPPSQPPSSQARMFPNGPYLPNCLESQQAIRNQGYSTVAFDGTPSYGHTPSHHAAQFTNHSFKHEDPITQQTSLGDQQYSVPPPVYGCHTPTDSCTGSQALLLRTPYNSDNLYQMTSQLECMTWNQMNLGSTLKGHTAGYENENHSAPMLYSCGAQYRIHTHGVFRGIQDVRRVPGVAPAIVRSASETNEKRPFMCAYPGCNKRYFKLSHLQMHSRKHTGEKPYQCDFKDCERRFSRSDQLKRHQRRHTGVKPFQCKTCQRKFSRSDHLKTHTRTHTGKTSTTSTDDH